The Rhinoderma darwinii isolate aRhiDar2 chromosome 9, aRhiDar2.hap1, whole genome shotgun sequence sequence gtgtccgtaattacggatgaaaaatacggtcgcatGCATGGGGTCTTATTCAATTACATTATCACCCTCTCTCATACTTCTCTCTCTATGTAAGTATCAATCTTCATATTATATTCATGAATCAGAAAGATCAGGATGAACACTGCTCTAGACCCCTCCCTGATAGAATATATTTGGAATTGTGGGAGGGCACAGGTGCATTTTCAGAATAAGCCGTCACATGTGTGTATTTGAGTAATTACGTATTTCTGACCACCGTGTCACCTCTATCTGCATTttgtttagcagttttccccctctGCAGGCTAATCTCTAAGGCGCTGTTCAGATGatgttacactaccgttcaaaagtttggggtcacccagacaattttgtgttttccatgaaaactcacacttatatttatcaaatgagttgcaaaatgactagaaaatatagtcaagacattgacaaggttagaaataatgatttttatttgaaataataattttctccttcagactttgctttggtcttggaatgctccatttgcagcaattacagcattgcagacctttggcattctagctgttaatttgctgaggtaattgggagaaatttcaccccatgcttccagaagcccctcccacaagttggattggcttgatgggcacttcttgcgtaccatacggtcaagctgctcccacaacagccctatggggttgagatctggtgactgcgctggccactccattgcagatagggtatgtgcacacgaccatgttacgtccgtaatgtacggaacgtatttcggccggaacacccggaccgaacacagtgcagggagccgggctcctagcatcatagttatgtacgatgctaggagtccctgcctctgcgtggaactactgtcccgtactgtaatcatgattacagtacgggacagctgtcctgcagcgaggcagggactcctagcatcgtacatcactatgatgctaggagcccggctccctgcagtgtgttcggtccgggtcttccggctgaaatacgttccgtacattacggacgtaacatggtcgtgtgaacccagccatagggtatgtgcacacgataactgcaattacgtctgaaaatacggagctgatttcagagaaaacagcctctgattttcaggcgtttttgaagctgaaaatgaaatttggagcttcttttgaggcttcttttcagacattttttgaggcgtttttggagcgtttttcaatagagtcaatgaaaaacggctccaaatacgtccaaagaagtgtcctgcacttcttttgacgaggctgtaattttacgtgccgtcttttgacagcaacgcgtaaaatgacaggtcatcggcacggtacatcgtaaagcccattgaaagtaatgggcagatgtttgccgacgtattggagccttttttttagatgtaattcgaggcataaaacgcctccattacgtctgaaaataggtcgtgtgaacccagccatagaataccagctgccggcttcttccctaaatagttcttgcataatttggaggtgtgctttgggtcattgtcctgttgttggatgaaattggctccaatcaagcgctgttcacagggtatggcatggcgttgaaaaatggagcctgtttgtgctgccctctgaagggagtagtacacaccgttgtaggaaatcttcagtttcttggcaatttctcgcatggaatagccttcatttctaagaacaagaatagactgttatgTTTCACAtggaagctctctttttctagccattttgagagtttaatcgaacccacaaatgtaatgctccagattctcaactagctcaaaggaaggtcagttttatagctcctctaaacagcaaaacagtttacagcggtgctaacataattgcacaagggttttcaagtgttctctaatcatccattagccttctaacacagttagcaaacacaatgtaccattagaacactggagtgatggttggtggaaatgggcctctatacacctatgtagatattgcattaaaaaccagacgtttgcagctagaatagtcatttagcacattaacaatgtatagagtgtatttctgattaatttaatgttatcttcattgaaaaaaactgtgcttttcttgtaaaaataaggaaatttcgaagtgaccctaaacttttgaacggtagtgtatatggcttctttgatgacgataagaCCCTTCATCATGTGACCGACCCTGCTGTACTCTATGTTCTCGCTGTACTACTGGTCCTGCTTGTGCATAAAGTACAGCGGGATCGGTCACATGACTTagagtcgtatcatcatcaaagaagactgtgcaactagacgtccggtccccggcagcgctataaaaatctatgaaaatatcAGAATCAGGGCAACGGGGCACCGggatgtatattagtgagtggatcacatactgcagtgactatactgataataatttttggtccccacataacccctttaatgaaccaGTAGGGGGTCCTGATCAGTGTCATGGGTGAGCTCCCCATATTCTCCCAGCCTCAATATTGTGATCAGTTTACTCCTCCATgagacttaaagggaaggtgtcatgatttttattttttttattattatattgcatttaataaaatataaacaaaaattgtatttattagtgttgtaatttttactgtgttcttacttttacttctctatgggggctgccattttttttttcatctctgtatgtgtcgattaatgacacatacagagatggaatacggcacatacaaccccatagagaatgcgaacgggagccgttccattctcagaagcgtacgccgtctgtctgggaacggcgcatgcgccgcccccacacagaccaaaacgaagctcattcgcaaagcgaaatctggcgccattttcatgtgaatcggaagccgctgccggacagtaagatgacaacttccggccgcggcttccggccatatgttcaggcgcaaggaataggagcgtagaccagtggaggcggcggcggcggcaggtaatttatgtttgtgtatgtgatgtgtgtattatgttcatgtgatacggtctgctgagccctgtatctaatcctcctacactgtgcagtcgctcagaaaatggcgtcacacagtgtaggaggtttgaagattcaaccccctcctttctcctggcactagccaggataagggaggggggattgtgtgaggacactagaggagagtgtgtctaccccaaatttgcagcataaagcaatgaggttgctttaccacattgaccatgctgcatttttgggaactgctccctctagtgaccagcacatggaaatgttatcaattagaatctaatttataatatttcctgacttgtgaaaaaataaaaacaatatgtaatcactcaaatactaattgtttaactgaaaaaaaaaaataataataatttctagcgacacattccctttaaaactaaacatttaacaaacttctcatgtcagaagttttgagtggtgggggtccaagcactgagacctccaccaatcactaaCGAAGCAGCAGAggtgctcgtgtgagcactcagccgcttaatttctgttcggctttttccgggaagccgatgtagcggcgtccgggctcatagactttctattgaacctgtactctgatacattgatttccagaaaaagccgaacagaaacgtaaCGGCACAGCGCTTACACAAGCAATTcttccgcttagttttagcgattggtgggggtctcagtgctcggatccccaccactcaaaatttctgacatgtcactatgacatgtcagaagttttttgaacgtttagttccCCTTTAAAAAGTTGCCGCCTGTATGAATATCTCCCCCCGCCGCAGCAGCAGAGTGTGCAGGACATTGTACATGAAACAGCAGAGCAGTGGTGCTGTCAGTCAGACTTGTGTGATACTAGGAGATGATTAGTTCAGCAGTAGGGTCTCCGGGTATTCAGGAGTGGAGTGCCCCTCCTACAATTTTGGAGCACTAAAGGTTAAGGGGAGAAAGAGAAGGGGCTGAGACTCTGACACATGCATGAAAAGTGTCAGTAAGCAGGTCCATCCTTGGATCTTCAGAGCATCGGCTATATACAATGTCAACTCTTCCTCTTTATCTTGGAACAGGGTGTTTTATTGAGCGATCTGCTATCTGAATTTATATTTTAGAAAAATCTTAATAATAATGCAGGCTGAGATTAATATTTTCATGGCGTGATTGGTGACTGGCGCCTTTTCTGCTTCTGTCAACACAGTGCTAATCCAGTTGTGTACGGAATAGGTGAGTTTCTATGGATACAATGTCTGATAGCCTATTATATGGGGTTGGCAGGTCCTTAGCTATGAGTCTGTCTTCGAATATTCAGGTCTTAATCTCAAGGCAGCATGAGTTGAGTGCAGAGAGTGGGCAGTGCTGAAATAACTTTTCTGCCATAGTAATCAGATTTTCTTTATTACACAAATAACAACCAGACATATTAAATTATACATATCTTGTATTTCTACAACTAAGTTTGAGGCAGTCTTTATTGTAGAAACTCACTAATTATGGAATAACACATCGTCTTTTCACCATTCGAAATCGTCGGGTTGGTCACTAGTCTTTGCTCTTTTAGGCACAGGCAGCAGTAAATCATATTCAAAGTCATTTTGTGATTCTTTGCTTTTAAGAAACTTGTACCCAAATACTTCCATAGCCTCGTTGCACAAATCTTGTATTTTTTGGACAGATTCGAACTGTAGAGATTTCCGCCATGCTTGAGAGACATTGACTGCGTCTTTGGAGTTGATAACAAAACTGTTCCCTTGGCCTTTCCCATGGGTTAAATTGTGTATCCAGTCTCTCAGTTTGGGGGAAAAATTAAGTTGACCAAATTGATACATCTGCCTAGCTTTCTTGATAGGGTCCTGGACTATGTCTTCATAACGTACCATCATATAGCGACTATCCAAAGCACTGTGGCTGCCGTTGGTGGCCGAAAGATACATGTCTACTTGACTCTTACAAATCGTTTCCATCACTTTATGAGTTGAGTTCTCTTTTTTATCATCAGTTTCGGGTTTTGGTAAGCTGTTTATAATGATATTATTATCATAAGAGAGCTGAGAAGCCGCTCGTTCCCGGGACTGAAAGACGGCACGAGGATCCCGTACTAAGTGGAGGATTTTGAGGTTAAGAGAAGGATCTTTGAGCAATGGATAAAGACTCTTCAAATCGAAGAATCTCACTTCTTTTATTACGATATGACTGTAGGTTTTACAAGAACTTTCGACAGTGTCAAATGGGTACAATTTGCAAAGCGTACGGCAATCTGTCTGGGATATGATGTCGCTACGATTAAAAATGGGGCAGGCAGGCGGAGAACATAAGGCTCGACTGGTCTCCCATTGAAACAAATTTGACTTAATCCTTTTCTCTGGCATATAGGCATCAAATACTGACATGTCACATAAGAAGACGGAACGGACTAAGTCTCGTACAGCCATTTGTGAGACTTTAATGCTCTGTTTTGGCAAAGTAGTCCACACGTGCCAAGCTGGTTCCATCAGGTAAAAGACATCGGGGTGTTGACTGAAGATTTGACCGGTAAAGGAAGAGCCTGATCTCCAAGTAGAGAGGATGAGGATGTGCATGTGCTGAGGTTTGTTTGCAGGAGGAGATGTCTTGTTGTATTGCAGCCCAATCATAACAAAGATAAATCCCATAGCCTGAGCAATTATCAGCAATAACAGGGAAAACTTGCCTCCACGGAGCTTCAACATAATCTACATGAGCCCTGtgcaaaggaaaaaacaaaaaaagcattaaaaaggaaacgtaataaaatacgAGAATCATTATATTATTCCTGCTAGGGTGACACGGCAACCTATGCCACACAATGGCATATGAGGGACTTACATAGTAACGCTGAAAAAAGTCAATGTAATttaacaggatatgccataaatatatgATAGACGCagatcccaactctgggacccacacctgtcTCGAGAACAGGGTCTCCCCGTTCCTCGCCTGGTAAGGTGGGTGATGGCCGCTGCATCAAGATGAAAACTAAATGGAGAGGTGGTGAGAATTACGGAGGGACAGAAACAGCATAGAACAACATGCTCAGCTGTTACCATTACTCCCAGCCACGTCTCCACTGAGTCTCCATATGGATGCAGCGGCCACCTCACCAGGTGGGGACTGGATCAGGGGAACCCTGTTCTCGAGAAAGGTGAATTTCCTAAAGCTGGGAtgcgcatctatcagatatttatggcacatcctgtggatatgccatacatttctaAGATGGGAGTACTCCACTAAAGCCAATGACCGCAAGGATTCCCAGTCAGCTGGTTCTTGCAAGGCCTGAAGCTGGATGATGTCTGCAAACTTAAGCCAGGCAGCTTAGAATGGCTGTTGACTTGGTGTAATAATGAGGCAAGGTCAACCCAAAAACATCAGTCAGGTTGAGCCACATGCTAATGTTGAATATGGTGGGTGAGCGGGTTACCAGTTGTGAGCACCTGCTCCTGGATCTCTAGACAGAAAGTGATACCTGGTCCGGAGTGTGGGAACAAGTACATGAGTGCCAGCTCCTGGTAAGCGAGCGCCCGGCCCTGGGTTTCCGGATAAACGAGCAAGTAGGAGTCTGGGAGAATGAAGAAGTGTCTAGCTCTGGGCAGGAATCTGGATACGTATGGGAGCTTCTGGCTTAGGGTGGGTGTCTAGGTCGGCAAGGTAGCGCCTGGCTTTGGCTAAGTGTCTGAGTGCACCTCAAAGTTCTGTGGCCACCATGAGGCAGGCAGATTGTCTCGAGAAGGACATCCAGTACCGGGCAGTTCCCAAGCAACATTTTAACTGTCTTATAGAGTTGGTTCAAGACTTATGATCTCTAGAACAAAGGGGCTAAAAACCAATTCCTTTTGATGAGTGACATGGTGATAAGTTGAGAAAGAATAATGTGTTTAACCAGACCGTTTCTGCTTGTTAATTTAACACTTTTATTCAATTATTGCCCCTGTGAAAGACCTTCGCACCACAGCACCAGCTGCTAACACAATGGTGTTCAATGACCTGTGAAATCAGATAAGGGCAGAGAACAATGGGGAATTACTTTCTGCCAGAAAAGCGTTGCACAGGCTGTCGGCAGCGTTACTGTATCGAAATTATAAAATAattatacaataaaaaataaaccaactCATCAACCCCGCTTATGGGATAACAAATCATACTATCCAaaaacctaataaaaaagatgatTTGTGGTTTAAAATTGGCCACGGTCTTTATTAAA is a genomic window containing:
- the LOC142660223 gene encoding carbohydrate sulfotransferase 4-like produces the protein MLKLRGGKFSLLLLIIAQAMGFIFVMIGLQYNKTSPPANKPQHMHILILSTWRSGSSFTGQIFSQHPDVFYLMEPAWHVWTTLPKQSIKVSQMAVRDLVRSVFLCDMSVFDAYMPEKRIKSNLFQWETSRALCSPPACPIFNRSDIISQTDCRTLCKLYPFDTVESSCKTYSHIVIKEVRFFDLKSLYPLLKDPSLNLKILHLVRDPRAVFQSRERAASQLSYDNNIIINSLPKPETDDKKENSTHKVMETICKSQVDMYLSATNGSHSALDSRYMMVRYEDIVQDPIKKARQMYQFGQLNFSPKLRDWIHNLTHGKGQGNSFVINSKDAVNVSQAWRKSLQFESVQKIQDLCNEAMEVFGYKFLKSKESQNDFEYDLLLPVPKRAKTSDQPDDFEW